The Arabidopsis thaliana chromosome 5, partial sequence genomic interval TAAATTGATAGTTCCTTTAACAACTTTAATGCACAAAAAGAACGATAagttaaattgtttttagttatttCTAGTTGTTAAGAGCGATCATACCATATTTTCTTAGAATAGTTAGATTCTTTCTTTGAATTCAATGTCTTTATAAACAACTACCGGCCGATCGAAATAATTCGAGTCTCAACAACTAACTAATCATTCCTTTATGCCTTTCATAAATACATGTACCTAGCGATTCATAATCATCTATACCTAAATACAATGCCCGCTAAATTTTATcttgtaaacatatatacaccATGTGCATATCACATGGGTGACGAATTGATGAAACAACATCTATACTATATGGTGGGATCCATTTCAAATGgatcttcttttttactttttatatataaaaaatcaaatataagcTATATTTCTTATCTTAGCATGaactaaaagaaataaagacaTCAGAAAGTCACAATGCCAACGCGGAAAGCTCCAAAGCCACGACGTTCCCTTCTGCATGACTCAATTTGCTCTCATATATTCAAAAAGCGTTAcgtaatatattttgatttcattttttcttgtttcatgttCCAGTTAATTAGGAAACATATCTTATCTCCTATACATGTAAAAGATATAtgtgaaaaaaactaaaatcaggctaacaaaaaagaaggaaaagaaaagcttcATGTTTTGCCAACTTGTATGTAAAAAAGCTCGTCGGATCTAACTCTATCGTCATCTCTGtgatcatcttttttttcttactttgcttttgttttggtatctCTAATATACAAAAAGATTTTATGTTTAAGCGATCACTTTCTGGTGTGTGTAGCAGGCTGAAAAAATGGATTATTTTAGTGTGACACCaagtaaatatttgttttggacATGATGATTATGCTTGAGAACAAACTTGAAACAATggtaaaatctaaactaccGACAATGATAAAGAAAGTACCAACAACATGTTGAGCTAAAACATTTCATCAGTTATTGAACTTAGTTTGGAAATAATATCACAAACAAGGACTTGGTAGTTGTAAAACCTTTCTTTATATATCTCTCCTTTAACtagaagatttttttatctcgcaaaagcaaaacaaagcatatgcttgatcttcttctatttGCTTTTAACCCCAAAGAAAGTGGCTTTTTCTCTGTCTTGATGACCCATCCATGACTCATCCTTTACCACAAAGATCTCTTATCAACGATTCAATGCTTTGTTTTCAACTGCCacttgtttctttgtatttcCCTTTAAATACCTTCCCACCAACACGGTTTCATCATCAACCCTCACTCacaatttctctctctctctctcgttctcACAAGATCAAGAATATCAAGAAACAAGATCACTTCTCAATCCTCGAAGATGACATTGAGCAGAGTTCATCAACAAGTTATTGCATTTCCTGCTGTCAATACTGCTCCGGTGGGTTACTTGCCTGATCCAGCTTCCATCAACAAGCTTCAAATCCCAACTTCTTCAAAGGTTTCGATgcttcaaaagaagaaaaccgaTAGCTTCACAAACGGAGCAAGAGATCAGGACAAGTTAGGACCCAAGCTAACCGAAACAGTAAAGAGAAAGCTATCCTTGGGAGCTAAGATCCTTCAAATGGGAGGCTTAGAGAAGATCTATAAGCGACTCTTCAAGGTCTGCGATAAAGAGAAACTCTTCAAGGCGTACCAATGTTACCTATCGACAACAGAAGGTTCCATTGCGGGCCTGCTCTTCATCTCATCAAAGAAGATTGCCTTCTGTAGCGAAAGATCGATCAAGGTGACTTCTCCTCAAGGAGATCTCACTAGGGTTCACTACAAAGTCTCAATCCCCTTGTGCAAGATCAATGGAGTGAACCAGAGTCAGAACACGAAGAAACCATCTCAGAGGTACCTAGAAGTAGTCACAGTCGATAACTATGACTTCTGGTTCATGGGATTCGTGAGCTACCAGAAAGCTTTCAACTGTCTCGAGAAAGCGCTAAACGAGGATGAGCAATAAACGGAGGAGCTACTAATTAGTGCATGgtggaaaaagaaatatatcatTTCTATTTTCACCTGTTTCAATCAGGGAATGTTAGGAGAGAACCTAGTAGAGACTGACAATATTGTTTGTACAAACTCAATTCTTATTTTCATTGTATTTtgctttttggtttctattgTAGAAACGagaaagaaattaatataCTTAGCCGATTTCATCAGTTTTCCTtaataaatagttttcttttgcaCCAAATTACATGTCAAAAGAAGTGTCATGGTACTACTTATACGAAAAGTAACAACGAACCACATATATGTTGtctgttttgttaatatcAGAGATAGTAACACAGAGACATGACtctgaaataattaaaaattaccAAGTCAagatttgtgttatttttagtttgaatTTACAAGTTTCAATATTGAATCTGGCTCTTATATTTAATCACTATTTCTTGGCTTACAAGTTACAATGAGGCACAGTAGCCCTATTCAGTAACTTAGTCTATACAACAAAATTGAGCGGCATAATTAGTAGATAATTTATCGTCCTtcagtaatatttttttttttgtagatgaTTCGCCATCACTGTTGATTAACAATATAATTGGATTCTTATACTAATATAttaagattgtttttgttcatctttgatttatttttgttcctCCTTCTGGAGATTTATTGATGGTTTCTTCTCTCAGGGGAAGATTGAGATAATGGGTCTCAAATTTTCTAAGATCAAGATTATGAAATGGTCTTATGTACTCattacttatattttattcccatggtacatgttttttttctctgtattattcttcttttgttatattgTGGTGTAAAAAAGGACAGTGAATTGGGAAAACAGATGAGATCAActaaatatattcaaatctCTTGCTCATGTTAAcgatgaagaacaaaagagatataagaaaagaaaaaaaatgagtttgtACAATATTGTCAATGGTTTCTAGGGCATTTCCTAACATAATCTGATTGAAGTAGGTTAAAGTGAAATGAAATATTTCCTCTTTTACCCACACTAATTAGCTCCTCAATGGAAGCAATATATCTTGGCTTATCATTGCTTGAAGCTAAGAGAAAGCGCTTGCTCGAGGCAGTTGAAAGCTTTTTGGTAGCTCAAGAATCCCATGAACCAGAAGTCAAAGCCGTCGACCGTGACTACTTCAAGGTACTTCTGAGATGGCTTCGTTGTGTTTTGACTCTGGTTCACTCCATTGATCTTGCACAAGGGGATTGAGACTTTGTAGTGAACCCTATTGAGCTCTCCTTGAGGAGAAGCCACCTTGATCGATCTTTCGCTGCAGAATGCAATTTTCTTTGATGATATGAAGAGTAGGCCAGCGATGGGACCTGCGGTTGTGGATAGGTAGCATTGGTACGCCTTGAAGAGTTTCTCTTCATCGCTGACCTTAAAGAGTCGTTTATAGATCTTCTCTAAGCCTCCCATTTGAAGGATCCTAGCTCCCAAGGATAGTTTTCTCTTGACTGTTTCGGTTAGCTTTGGTCCTAACTTGTCCTGATCTCTAACTCCGTTTGTGAAGCTatcgtttttcttctttcgtaGCATCGATTTTCCTTTGCCtgttagaaaagaaaactttgaaGAAGTTGGGATTTGAAGCTTGTTGATGGAAGCTGGATCAGGCAAGTAACCCGCCGGAGAAGTCTTGACGGCAGGAAATGTAATGAGTTGTTGGTGAACTCTGCTCAATGTCATCTTGGAGAATTGAGTAGTgatcttgattcttgattttgtgaaagagtaagagagagagattgtgagTGATGGTTGATGATTAACCGTGTAAGTGGGAAGGTATTTAAAGGGAAAGACAAAGAGACAAGAGGCAGTTGAAACAAAATACTTAATCGTTGAGACTTAAGAACCTTTGTGGTAAAGTGATGAGTCATGTATGGGTCATCAAGTCACATAGATAAAGCTACTTTCTTTGGAGGCATATACTCTGTTtgccttctttttttaagggaaacaaaaccatttaGACATGCATATAGATAAAGGAGAACATAACTAAAGTTTTTTGTAACTACCAAATCCGTGTTATGACACAATTTTGTCTAAAGTAACTTCAGTAACTACCGAAATGTtccaaataataaaacaaatttaggaGTAATTAAGAACGTCTCTATATATGGATCTTCTTCAAATATCTTGATATTCCTTTTCAAtgtttctctttaaaatttgaaacttggAAGATGccatttacaaaaattaatgatCCATTGATCGacataaaaactcaaatcacatTTAAAAGTTGATTTGAGAGATGCCTAAATAAAAGATGATCACACGGAATGACGTTACACTCCTAGCTTTTTTACCTAGAAGTTGGCAAAACATGCCAAGCTTTTAATATTTAGGGTGATTTTAGTtttccacatatatatataggagatAAGATATGTTTCctaattaaaagaaacatgCATGAgacaagagaaataaaaaaatcaaaatattacGTAACACTTGTTGTGAATATGTGAGAGCAAATTGAGTCATGCAGAAGGGGACGTCGTGGCTTTGAAGCTTTCCGCGTTGGCATTGTGTAAACTTTATGATGcctttattcttttattttcatgcTAACTTTTAACAAAGATCGGTTATACttgatttatataatatatacaaagcaataaagaagcaaaacaaatagttaaatagaaacacaaaaagaagatcCATTTGAAATGGATCCCATAAAATATTAGATGTAGTAGGATCAATTCGTCACCCATGTGATATGCACATACCTATATAGTTAATGGAGATATATTTTAGAACATGTATATACTATAAAACTGAGTGGACATTGTATTTAAATGTAGAAGATTGTAACTTATAAATAGGTATATGTATTTATGAAAAGCACAGAGGCGAACGATTAGATAGTTGTCAAGACGTGAATGATTCGGTAGTTGTTATAGTTGTTAGAATCAAAGAAAGGATATGTATGCATTGTTTGTTCCCAATGTGGTTAATCTTCATTGAGAGTTGAtcgaaaaaaaattatataataaattgtaTATGTAATTATTCTATCAGtagttgaaatattttaataaaattaatatactatttgtgaaaaatataattatatactatCTGAATTTATCGTTCAATGTTTAATTTGCATTACCTTAAGCATCAATCATCCATTAAACGATAATAACCCTGAGAATTGTCAGTTATAATAATGAACCATATTGTTTCTAGCATATCGCAACCATAGAGCTATACAGTCTTCGTCACTTTTGGGGTCCATGTCCTTAGTCGGATAAGATATTTTGACTATATTATTATACGagcaaaatttaaattcatgAGTCAAAAAATACTTTGTTGGCAAAATGGTTTTGATTGGACAAACAAAAGTTACGCGAATAAAAGAAGAGTCCATATTGGTTGGACAAGAACGGATCATATTCAAATATGTAATTAAATAGTTTATCTAATCGTTGATATATGATGGGATTTGACATAAACAAAGACGTAAAATAAAGGGTCGAAATTGTGATGTGGGAGACATTTTGCCTTAGCCTTAAAGAAAGATTTGGTGATTGGAGGATTTCTAGGGCTTTTCTGGCATGCAAATGGGTTTGGCCTTGCCATGCACCACTGTTCTGACTCCTGTGCATTGTCATTCCACGTATTACTAtaataccaaaataatattaaagacattcaaataaatataaatgaaaatattactTATCATTATAACaatattgtataatattttatcagAAATATAGTGTAATTGATGAATTGTATTTAGTCAAGTGGTTAACTGTTCACCTTTATAGCTTCCTAATAGTTTGACTCTATTAAATCACATTATTTTGCAAGTAAAAAGAATTTGGTTATGGATCAGATTTTGTTAATCTAATGatgctaaaaaaaaataggtaGAATAGTGCTATTacttttttctgaaaatgggCAATATATTGATTATGTTCACATAGActgaaaataacaatattaaatACTATTAAATATGccatattaagaaaaatattgaataatactttaaaaaattaatttgttaccaaaaaagaaaagaagaaaatttagcTTTTTCCCcttggatttgtttttcattctcttcttaGTTTTACATTGATTTATTTCTCACATTTCTGAAACTCTTTGCTTATATCTTGAAATtcccaaaaatatttataagaaagaaagtaaaaaaagaaaacttcattaacaaaatgaaTGGGAGAGTTAGAACTAATTTTGAGAGGTTTCTCGAATGTTCATCTCCACGTGTCCCGATTCAATTTTATACTCAGGTAACTtatgtttaattgtttattttatcttatttttacataaaaattgttttaacgAACATTCTCgaatctaattttaaaaaatttctcgAACGTTCATCTCCACGTGTCTCTGatcattattatattaatttaaagatatatttatttgtttttcccaTCATTTTGTACAAAATGTTGTTTGAACAAACATtctcaaatccaacaaaaataatctaattCTTTCACTTACAGAAATTTGAAGCAactaaaatttacaaaaataaaccatttttaagaagcaaagaaCAATTACATTATAAAAAAGGTAGAATAAATCAAACCCACCAACATATTTCTTCAACTGCTTTTCTTGGGTTAAATTACTCTCTGGTTAAAACCACGTTTACTGTATTAGATCTCGTTTCAATTCTCTAGATGGATTTTCATTTTAAGATCGATCTTCCTTGTGCTCtggtaattttgattttccatTCTTTGATAATAAACGAAAACGCATTCGATTGGTCAAAAGTCTGAAAGATAATGCCACAGTGGTAAAAAGACTAATAAAGTACGTTTAATTAGTCGTTGACATTATTACCAAGATTTGTATGCTTTCtgcttttttattattacaagATCTTAGCCAACATTGACTAGTTTGTATTTAAAACCCCATATCTAATACTTTTCagcaacaatttttttttaaaatctgtcttttatattttaaatcataaaaagtAAGTAAATAAAAGTTAGAAACATGGGGTAATTTAGATTAAATTATCTTTAGCAAGAAAAATTTAGATTGAGTAACAATATAGAGGGTCAGTTTCAAATCATTCAGTAAGGTGGAATTTGCAATGATGGGTTGATTAAGATTAAATTATCAGTTCAAAGTTAAACAAATGGAAACAATTGGGGTAccttttaagaaatttaaaacttatgTCTTTTAccgaatatatatatataactttattcCAACCCGGTTTAAGGATCCGAATAGCGTAGTCGGGTTATAAATGTAAACCCCAATTTCAAAATCTGTTTTGCAGGCAAGGggatcgtcttcttcttcaccaataGCTTTGGGAgctattgaagaagaagaagtgagaaaGCCTCGCATCGTCCTCAATGATATTTGGTCTGCCTGTAAAAACTGGAGCACTGTTGGTATCGAAGTCCCTCTTTCGCTGGAAAACTTCGACTCCGATGTTAAACAGTACTATAATCCTTCACTCTCCGCCATTCAGATCTTTACCATCAAACCCTTCTCTGATGATTCAAGGTtcaattttctgttttctctcaCCACCATTTTGTGTCTTATTGCTTCATGGGTGACAATATTTGATGTGAAAGTTTGTGCCTTTATAACAAAGGCCTGATGGCTTAAGAGCTAGAAAGTTTAtgccttttttttatttcctcaaGGCTCTTATGTGTTTGTTTACATTGCTaacgttttcttcttgtttattaTTAGAAATTTGGTTATTGTAGTGTACTTCTTTCAAGTAATTTGATTATGAATGTAGGAGCTCTGCCATTGGGATAGATGGTACAGAGACAGGATCTGCTATAACTGACTCTGACAGCAACGGCAAGCTTCAGTGTTTGGATGCTGGTGACTTGGGCTAcctttattttcaatataatgAGGTAGAAAGGCCATTTGATAGGTTTCCTCTCACTTTCAAGGTATCTTATAATTAtctctatttcgttttttatgTTGGATTGATTCTCCAAATTCATTGGTTAGTAGAGAgtggtttttgtttacttgtCTATGTATTTTGTAGATGGCTGACCTAGCTGAGGAGCACACTGGACTGTCTAGTCTGACGAGTTCAGATCTTTCTCCAAATAGCTGGATTTCGATAGCTTGGTATGTCGAGTTTTCTATTATCTTATTCagttttagcttcttctttgattagTTAATTGCTCACCGTGTGCCCGTGAGAGATATTTCTATATTAGTCCGTCATTTCACATCAACTTTCTTTCATATGATTCACACATTCTTCCCATGATGTATGTATACATGATGTTAGTTATTGTCTTCAAATGAATTAACTTAAACGTAAATCGTAACTGAGCTAATGTTGAATAGGAATATGGAATTATTATAGGTATCCCATTTATCCAATTCCACCAGTGATAGGCGTGGACGGGATATCTGCCGCTTTCCTAACGTACCATTTATTGAAGCCAAACTTTCCAGGTACTTTGGTCATTTGAGAATTAACATTACCTTTTCAACCCAAGCGTATACGGAAGCTATATAATGTGCCTGCTAAATTATCAAGCATGTGCTTTTGAGTATTCAAGTGTTTTGTATAGTAATACTTCGACATATTTACACATATAATTCCGGTACTGTGTTCTTGTTAATTTGTATGTTACGTTGGCGAAATTTATCGATATTGGTTGATTTCTAGTAGTACTTTATTCATGGGAGAATTTAAGGATTATGATTGTATTTACTTATTTAGGGTTCTTTATTTAATAAGTTATTGAAGAGCAGTAGGTATTCCTAGTTGGCGTAGTAATGAGTTTTCCTTTCTGGGAGGGATCGAACTGGTAGAAAAAAATACCGTGCAAAGGTAGTTACTAGTTGGAGATGTTCTTTTCAAGTCTTTACTCTATCACAGTGTCGCTTGGATATAGAGAAAAGTTATGCATCTGTTTTGGTATTAATTTCTTGTGGATTGTAAGAGATGGAGAAGTTGCATCTTTGGCGCAACGGTCTTACCAATCCTAGCCACTATTTTCTCTGCATAAAAGTCTTATCTTTAGTTTCCAAGTACTTCTTCCTGTTTGTACAGACACTTACTTCCTTTTAGCCTGAGCTTGATTCTATTATCTTAGAGCAGACTCAGTTCTTTAGTAAGTACAACTAGTCAAACTTCTCTGGTGATCGTATTGGTGTTAAAATCataatctttttggttttataagCAAGTGTTTGATTGATGACATTTTTCGTGTTTCTTAGATCTaaactagtttttttcttgtgatttcTCAGAAACAATTGGTAAGGATGATAAGGGGAATGAACAAGGAGAGTCAAGTACACCAGAAGTTCTACTTCCTCCATTTGGAGCAATGACTTACAAGGCCTTTGGTAACCTGTGGATGATGCCTGGGACATCAGATTATCAGAACAGAGAGATGAATGAAGAATCTGCTGACTCGTGGCTGAGAAAACGCGGCTTCTCCCACAGCGATTTCAACTTCTTTATGTCCCGTAAGTTTTACGGCGGACCCTATTAATGCCATCTTGCAGGTGAAATGCTAAGCCTAACAATGGAGTCTTATCatcataaaaaaacatttatgctGTAAAACAttcccatctctctctctctctctctctctctctctctctctctctctctctctctctctctctccctctctctgACTTTGGATTCTGCTGTTCTTTACTTTTGaggattatttttcttaaaatttgtCAAGAGGATGGTTTACTTGCTAATATTGGGGGTCAACAAAATTTAAGACTctattttataagattttcatCTATTTATCTCCAAACATTTGGTAAGATGGGTAAACGGAGGGAATGAAGTCTGGATAATGCAATTCCTAACATGACCTTCAATAAAAATGGTATAATCGGAAATGTTTAGCCAAATTCGACATCTAGTCGAGTTAATTATTTGTGACATTACTTTGCCAATTGAAGAActtgtttttgtcaaactgGGTAGTTAAAAGTCAAAAAACGAGTTAGTTCGTCTCATATTTATGAATAAACCCGAATCTTACttaaaaaggggaaaaaaaaagaagaagaataaaaaattctaatatcaaaacaatatGTCTAGAAAGAGAGACAATGCGTGTGAGAGAATTGAAAAGtgtcatttcttcttcttcttgctatCTTCGGCTCTAATGAGCTGAACAGGAGCTGCTGGTACCCTAAACCACCATTCTCTTATCCGCCTCTCTAGCCGGTCACTACTCGCTTTCCTCCACCCAACTTCCCTCGTGAACCACTCTACAAACGCAACCGTTATTAAGTACTTAACAGGAACAACCGCCAATATAACTGCCACAACCACAAGCGATATAGCCGTTGTATCTGTCGCCTGAAAACATATCAAAGAGACAAGAGAGTTACTATTAACTGCAGACACCTATTTATCCTAGCCATCATCATGTTCTGATATATCATTATACCTGAGGAAGAATTGCAAGGGTAATTGCTCTTATTTTGAGGAGACCAACGTTAACAGCTTGGATTAGCGACTCGAACTGGCTAATTGCATCTTGTAGTACGAGAAGCTGCTCCACCGCGTTTTTACTTGGTGGAGCTTTCACACGAACggtttttggttctttccCTTTGTTGAATTGCTTACGCCACATCATTACTATAGCTACTAGGAGTAATATTGACGGTAATATGAAACCGATCCACCCACTGCATAAATAACAAGATTGTTGGTGTCATCACATGTCTTTAcgtaacaaatcaaaacatagcTTTCTGTGATGGAACTCTCATCATTCTTTGTCATCATGTCTTTCAAGGCAAAATCTTACCTGATAATCATATAGCTGACCAAGATCATGAACACCGTTGATTTATAAGGATCTTGCCAATAGGCTAAGCGATTTATATGCAAGCCTAGTTTGATGAAAGGTAACAATAGCTCCTGCAATGAGACTATCGGTTAATAGTAACTATAGAGcaaagaaatggagaaaagatgaagaaggaactCATGATACCTTCATAACTGCAACGTTAGTGTCAATTCCTTCTACTTTCACTTGTTCCACAGTCGCCTGAGCAGCTTCAGCTCTGTCTGTGTCTAGGATTGACTGTTTCAGAGCTATCTCCAATGGACTCGTCTCCCCAACACAAAAATCTCCTACGATTGTCAATTCTTCACCCATATTTGTCCCTGTTTCTAGATTCAAGCCAAAATGCTCAAGCAATTTGAGTGAGACTGGAGATAAGTTTGAGGGCCATTTCATATACTGAACAGAACCGATATCAGAAGCAACATTAGTGGTTATGCGAGAGACACGGCTGGACAGAGCTTCTAAGACCATATCTCCGCCGGGGAGACTTTCTGCCAGGTTAAAtataagcaatgttttgtattGGGAAGAGAAGACTTGAAAAGCTTCCCTTATTGCACGGTACCGGAATATCCCAAGGATTGCTCTTGCAAGTATTTCTGATCGTTGAATCCCTTTAAAGTTGTATCTTCGTATGAACCATTGTACACGAAGGATCTCCAGGCAAATTCCCAACCAGTAGTCTCGACGAGCATTGCCTTTAAACTCtgtaaattcaaaaaatactGGCTCTGGTCtgtacaaacaaaacaagatagaGCAAAAGATATAAATCCATTAGAAAACAGATTTTGTGAAGAATCATAAAAGAGACAGACATAAGATTGTAGTCCAATAGCATACGTACACTGTAATTGATTTATACATAATGGCTTTATCAAATATACGAGCACCCAATGGCCCTGTCAACTCAGGTTTGATGACCTGTTTTGTGTCTTCAGTGAGATCATATCGCATGGGCTTTTCACCACCACCCATTGAATCAAAATATAGAGCACAGTTGGTAAGTGTCAGTTTACCTACAAAAGGAAATGTTTGATAAATATTGAGATGgaaacaaaaccaaccaaCGTAAACCACAATTTTCATGTTTCTCCTTTTGCTTAAGGTATTATATAATGCCAATGCAGAAGGTTGACTATATGCAGAGATCTCTCCAGAAGTTCACCAGGCCATGCTGAGATGCCCACGTGTTTAAGAACCGGTAAAACAGGATTTGCACCATCCATATCAAGCACTATTTCTCCCTTGGCAAGCTGAAGATTGGCAGCTGAAGGTCCTAGAGTGCTTTTTGCAGCCTTGAAAATTCTACAAATATACGAAGGGCAAggaaaaaataagagaaaaaaccAGATGTTTTGAGGAAATAGACATCCGCAAGAAATATTGGGCAGAACATCTCTCAGTGGATTTATTTCATTCTAAATTGAAGCCATGACATCGAAAAAGATTATTCCTGCTTTGAGTACCATTAACTGAGCCacagaataattttttttttatcatcttcaaCGTTAGCatttaatacataaattaGCAAGCAATACTTTTTTGACGTATTATGTTGCCAGCTAAGGGATCATTAGGTGTGGTTGAGGTAAGAATAAGTAAAACGGATACTAGAGATGTAGACTTAAGTATTTAGagtaccaaaaaagaaatgtatcACCTACGATTTATAACACTAAGACAATTACGTGTAAACAAATGCAGAAAAGCAAATTGAAGGACTGAAAAAAGTAGAGGTAAGTTCATACTTGTCAAGTGTGCGGAGGTATTTGTCATATACGATATAATGAAGCCTGTGGCCTGACGAGCTAGTTAGTGCATCAAAAAGATTATGTACAGTTATTGCATCTGCAATGGCAGGACAAACCGGAGCAATTCTTGCAAAAGCCTCCTGTCCGACAGACTTTTTTTCATCAACCTATTAAGTATATATTTCAGGGGAAGGTCTGTTAAGTCCGTCCAATTATAACTAATGCAGAAGTAAAGGAAGTCGAAGATGGTAATAACCTGCATTGCCATATTAGTGGGACTTGAATAGAATAGCGACCATCCATCCTCATCCTCTGAGTCCTGCTTGGAGGGAGATGCTGCATCCTGAACTTGGCAAATTTGAGACAAATAAGATACAAAGCATAAATCCatatatttccatttttaacACTATGAACATGGCAAATTAGAAAGATTTCTCACTTTGTTTTCCTGCTCACTTGTGACACTGGGAGTCTCCCAAGCAAGCATCATGTCAAACATTAGCTGACGGAACTCTTGATCACTCAAGTAATCAGGTTTTTTCATCACTTGATGAAGTGCCTGAAAAGAGCAGAACTCTAAAAAGTTCCTTGCATATGTCAATAGTTGCTTAACACTCTCAGGCAACTCTACATCAAAATGATGCTGCAGATCTTCTGTTTGAATGTTCAGGATCCTACAATTACCAAAAACTAAatccatcaaaaaaaaaattcctaaaTTGCTCCAGAACAGTAAGGAATAATCACATCGCGTAAATTCCAAACAATAAAGATTATGCAATCGCAAGTAGAGACCTAGGATCTGAATCATATATGAATCTCGAAACTGTTCAATAATA includes:
- a CDS encoding GRAM domain-containing protein / ABA-responsive protein-like protein (GRAM domain-containing protein / ABA-responsive protein-related; CONTAINS InterPro DOMAIN/s: GRAM (InterPro:IPR004182); BEST Arabidopsis thaliana protein match is: GRAM domain-containing protein / ABA-responsive protein-related (TAIR:AT5G23350.1); Has 1807 Blast hits to 1807 proteins in 277 species: Archae - 0; Bacteria - 0; Metazoa - 736; Fungi - 347; Plants - 385; Viruses - 0; Other Eukaryotes - 339 (source: NCBI BLink).); translation: MTLSRVHQQVIAFPAVNTAPVGYLPDPASINKLQIPTSSKVSMLQKKKTDSFTNGARDQDKLGPKLTETVKRKLSLGAKILQMGGLEKIYKRLFKVCDKEKLFKAYQCYLSTTEGSIAGLLFISSKKIAFCSERSIKVTSPQGDLTRVHYKVSIPLCKINGVNQSQNTKKPSQRYLEVVTVDNYDFWFMGFVSYQKAFNCLEKALNEDEQ
- a CDS encoding hypothetical protein (DUF789) (Protein of unknown function (DUF789); FUNCTIONS IN: molecular_function unknown; INVOLVED IN: biological_process unknown; LOCATED IN: membrane; EXPRESSED IN: 15 plant structures; EXPRESSED DURING: M germinated pollen stage, 4 anthesis, petal differentiation and expansion stage, E expanded cotyledon stage, D bilateral stage; CONTAINS InterPro DOMAIN/s: Protein of unknown function DUF789 (InterPro:IPR008507); BEST Arabidopsis thaliana protein match is: Protein of unknown function (DUF789) (TAIR:AT1G03610.1); Has 1807 Blast hits to 1807 proteins in 277 species: Archae - 0; Bacteria - 0; Metazoa - 736; Fungi - 347; Plants - 385; Viruses - 0; Other Eukaryotes - 339 (source: NCBI BLink).) produces the protein MNGRVRTNFERFLECSSPRVPIQFYTQARGSSSSSPIALGAIEEEEVRKPRIVLNDIWSACKNWSTVGIEVPLSLENFDSDVKQYYNPSLSAIQIFTIKPFSDDSRSSAIGIDGTETGSAITDSDSNGKLQCLDAGDLGYLYFQYNEVERPFDRFPLTFKMADLAEEHTGLSSLTSSDLSPNSWISIAWYPIYPIPPVIGVDGISAAFLTYHLLKPNFPETIGKDDKGNEQGESSTPEVLLPPFGAMTYKAFGNLWMMPGTSDYQNREMNEESADSWLRKRGFSHSDFNFFMSRKFYGGPY
- a CDS encoding GRAM domain-containing protein / ABA-responsive protein-like protein (GRAM domain-containing protein / ABA-responsive protein-related; CONTAINS InterPro DOMAIN/s: GRAM (InterPro:IPR004182); BEST Arabidopsis thaliana protein match is: GRAM domain-containing protein / ABA-responsive protein-related (TAIR:AT5G23350.1); Has 1807 Blast hits to 1807 proteins in 277 species: Archae - 0; Bacteria - 0; Metazoa - 736; Fungi - 347; Plants - 385; Viruses - 0; Other Eukaryotes - 339 (source: NCBI BLink).); the protein is MTLSRVHQQLITFPAVKTSPAGYLPDPASINKLQIPTSSKFSFLTGKGKSMLRKKKNDSFTNGVRDQDKLGPKLTETVKRKLSLGARILQMGGLEKIYKRLFKVSDEEKLFKAYQCYLSTTAGPIAGLLFISSKKIAFCSERSIKVASPQGELNRVHYKVSIPLCKINGVNQSQNTTKPSQKYLEVVTVDGFDFWFMGFLSYQKAFNCLEQALSLSFKQ